One window of the Gambusia affinis linkage group LG13, SWU_Gaff_1.0, whole genome shotgun sequence genome contains the following:
- the LOC122842631 gene encoding dual specificity protein phosphatase 19-like isoform X1 yields the protein MRPGAMHSLAQEIQGFSKNLLKKQFTRVTTVTGRKLLEKRCDGAEGEVEQVEELEEEGGCGFVEDTGLDLQVGVVRPFLLLASQDAAHDIDTMQRFKVSHVLNVAYGVTNLFPDQVVYKTLQILDLPETDLLSHLEECSSYIDQAKKQGGVVMVHCNAGVSRSSSIVIGYLMLREGLSFDDAYNQVKLARPSVRPNPGFYQQLQNYKP from the exons GGCCTGGGGCAATGCATTCACTGGCTCAGGAAATTCAGGGCTTCTCCAAAAACCTCCTGAAGAAGCAGTTCACGCGCGTCACCACGGTGACGGGCAGGAAATTGCTGGAAAAGAGGTGTGATGGAGCAGAGGGCGAGGTGgagcaggtggaggagctggaagaggaAGGCGGGTGTGGATTTGTAGAAGATACTGGCCTTGATCTTCAAGTCGGGGTAGTCAGACCCTTTCTGCTGCTAG CCTCTCAGGATGCAGCCCACGACATCGACACCATGCAGAGATTTAAG GTGTCCCATGTGCTAAACGTGGCCTATGGAGTCACCAACCTGTTTCCAGATCAGGTGGTCTATAAGACGCTTCAGATCCTGGACCTTCCAGAGACTGACCTCTTGTCACATCTGGAGGAATGCAGCTCCTATATAGACCAGGCCAAAAAGCAG GGCGGCGTGGTGATGGTCCACTGTAACGCAGGTGTGTCACGCTCCTCCTCCATTGTGATTGGCTACCTGATGTTAAGGGAGGGGCTTTCATTTGATGATGCGTACAACCAGGTGAAGCTGGCTAGACCTTCAGTTCGACCAAACCCCGGCTTCTATCAGCAGTTACAGAACTACAAGCCTTAA
- the LOC122842631 gene encoding dual specificity protein phosphatase 19-like isoform X2 has protein sequence MHSLAQEIQGFSKNLLKKQFTRVTTVTGRKLLEKRCDGAEGEVEQVEELEEEGGCGFVEDTGLDLQVGVVRPFLLLASQDAAHDIDTMQRFKVSHVLNVAYGVTNLFPDQVVYKTLQILDLPETDLLSHLEECSSYIDQAKKQGGVVMVHCNAGVSRSSSIVIGYLMLREGLSFDDAYNQVKLARPSVRPNPGFYQQLQNYKP, from the exons ATGCATTCACTGGCTCAGGAAATTCAGGGCTTCTCCAAAAACCTCCTGAAGAAGCAGTTCACGCGCGTCACCACGGTGACGGGCAGGAAATTGCTGGAAAAGAGGTGTGATGGAGCAGAGGGCGAGGTGgagcaggtggaggagctggaagaggaAGGCGGGTGTGGATTTGTAGAAGATACTGGCCTTGATCTTCAAGTCGGGGTAGTCAGACCCTTTCTGCTGCTAG CCTCTCAGGATGCAGCCCACGACATCGACACCATGCAGAGATTTAAG GTGTCCCATGTGCTAAACGTGGCCTATGGAGTCACCAACCTGTTTCCAGATCAGGTGGTCTATAAGACGCTTCAGATCCTGGACCTTCCAGAGACTGACCTCTTGTCACATCTGGAGGAATGCAGCTCCTATATAGACCAGGCCAAAAAGCAG GGCGGCGTGGTGATGGTCCACTGTAACGCAGGTGTGTCACGCTCCTCCTCCATTGTGATTGGCTACCTGATGTTAAGGGAGGGGCTTTCATTTGATGATGCGTACAACCAGGTGAAGCTGGCTAGACCTTCAGTTCGACCAAACCCCGGCTTCTATCAGCAGTTACAGAACTACAAGCCTTAA